A region from the Lycium barbarum isolate Lr01 chromosome 8, ASM1917538v2, whole genome shotgun sequence genome encodes:
- the LOC132607736 gene encoding uncharacterized protein LOC132607736, giving the protein MFCVFRWGSENKHKQINIHHSYILTSPKRIKVTSNSLSSLLSLLYSPPPTETKWVGPKAKEVDGYKLWFSGKSGDRNGVGILVDSELRDQVVEVRRVNDRMMTIKLVVEGFTLNIISAYAPQVGLDEEVKRRFWEDLDEVVGGIPLTEKLFVRGDFNGHIGSVSRGYNDVHGGFGFGDRNGGGVSLLDFARAFAWW; this is encoded by the exons ATGTTTTGTGTGTTCAG ATGGGGCAGCGAAAACAAGCACAAACAGATTAATATCCATCATTCTTACATTCTTACTAGCCCAAAAAGGATAAAG GTAACTAGTAATTCtctctcctctcttctctctctcctctACTCACCCCCTCCAACG GAGACgaaatgggtaggacctaaagctaaggaggtggaCGGGTATAAGCTTTGGTTCTCGGGTAAGTCGGGAGacaggaatggggtaggcatctTAGTTGATAGTGAGCTAAGGGATCAGGTGGTCGAGGTTAGAAGGGTTAATGACAGGATGATGACGATTAAGTTGGTAGTTGAAGGGTTCACcctgaacattattagtgcttacgcgccgcAAGTGGGCTTGGACGAGGAGGTTAAGAGgcgtttttgggaggatttggatgaaGTAGTGGGAGGTATACCTCttactgagaagttattcgtaagaggagatttcaatggacacattggGTCTGTTTCGAGGGGTTATAATGATGTGCATGGGGGTTTTGGCTTCGGAGACAGGAacggaggaggagtctcactcctgGATTTCGCTAGGGCTTTTGCTTGGTGGTAG